The Oryza glaberrima chromosome 9, OglaRS2, whole genome shotgun sequence genome includes a window with the following:
- the LOC127784410 gene encoding monodehydroascorbate reductase 3, cytosolic: MASEKHFKYVILGGGVAAGYAAREFSKQGVKPGELAIISKEAVAPYERPALSKGYLFPQNAARLPGFHVCVGSGGERLLPEWYSEKGIELILSTEIVKADLASKTLTSAVGATFTYEILIIATGSSVIKLSDFGTQGADSNNILYLREVDDADKLVAAIQAKKGGKAVIVGGGYIGLELSAALKINDFDVTMVFPEPWCMPRLFTADIAAFYESYYTNKGVKIVKGTVAVGFDADANGDVTAVNLKNGNVLEADIVVVGVGGRPLTTLFKGQVAEEKGGIKTNAFFETSVPGVYAVGDVATFPMKMYNELRRVEHVDHARKSAEQAVKAIKGKESGESVAEYDYLPYFYSRSFDLGWQFYGDNVGDTILFGDSDPTSAKPKFGSYWIKDGKVLGAFLEGGSPDENKAIAKVAKTQPPVANIEELKKEGLQFASKI; this comes from the exons atggcgtcGGAGAAGCACTTCAAGTACGtcatcctcggcggcggcgtcgcagcG GGATATGCGGCACGGGAGTTCTCCAAGCAGGGTGTTAAGCCAGGGGAGCTCGCCATCATCTCCAAGGAGGCC GTGGCTCCTTATGAGCGCCCTGCTCTCAGCAAGGGATACCTCTTTCCTCAGA ATGCTGCAAGACTCCCAGGATTTCATGTGTGTGTCGGCAGTGGAGGAGAGAGGCTTTTGCCCGAATGGTACTCAGAGAAAG GCATTGAGTTGATCCTGAGCACTGAAATTGTCAAAGCTGATCTTGCCTCCAAGACTTTGACTAGTGCAGTTGGAGCAACCTTTACATATGAGATTTTGATCATTGCAACTGGCTCCTCA GTCATCAAGCTATCAGATTTTGGTACTCAAGGAGCTGATTCCAACAACATTTTATATCTAAGGGAAGTAGATGATGCTGACAAGCTGGTTGCAGCTATCCAAGCAAAGAAGGGTGGAAAGGCAGTTATTGTAGGAGGAGGTTACATTGGTCTAGAACTTAGTGCTGCATTGAAGATCAATGATTTTGATGTCACGATGGTGTTTCCTGAACCTTGGTGCA TGCCTCGTCTCTTCACTGCTGATATCGCGGCTTTCTATGAGAGTTACTACACTAACAAAGGAGTTAAGATCGTGAAGGGTACAGTAGCTGTTGGTTTTGATGCTGATGCTAATGGTGAT GTCACAGCAGTTAACCTGAAGAATGGCAATGTGCTTGAAGCTgatattgttgttgttggtgttgGGGGCAGACCGCTGACTACTCTCTTTAAAGGTCAAGTTGCTGAGGAGAAAGGTGGAATTAAG ACCAATGCTTTCTTTGAAACAAGTGTTCCTGGAGTCTATGCTGTCGGTGATGTGGCCACCTTCCCCATGAAGATGTACAATGAGTTGAGGAGAGTGGAACATGTTGACCATGCTAGGAAGTCTGCAGAGCAGGCTGTAAAG GCAATCAAGGGAAAAGAGTCCGGCGAGTCCGTTGCGGAGTATGACTATCTGCCATACTTCTACTCCCGGTCATTCGACCTGGGATGGCAATTCTACGGCGACAACGTTGGCGACACCATCCTGTTCGGAGACAGTGACCCGACCTCTGCCAAGCCCAAGTTCGGGTCCTACTGGATCAAGGACGGCAAGGTGTTGGGTGCCTTCCTGGAGGGTGGGTCACCTGATGAGAACAAGGCCATTGCCAAGGTCGCGAAAACTCAGCCGCCCGTTGCCAACATAGAGGAGCTCAAGAAGGAAGGCCTCCAGTTCGCCAGCAAAATATGA
- the LOC127784221 gene encoding uncharacterized protein LOC127784221: MAQMGIMYASLYPPVHGCSLGKRKRRRRRMPRWVLLDKLAYFSDADVRNATTATSKTREGHEIQVTLCAAARPPLVSYVCVHSPTLNPKTDDFAMEPQIIAAHDDLLLIRLILGIGNRFTVSLADYYVYQAATIADDIPPSLTRITHPGPMITFTNHEVAILHYIPEAQDINEPLISNKQHYIVTALSVNRFRPPGEYELHLYHSHTQQWSTTHFNLGATMPPLPGLSYFHHRTTNVINLTHQSPGLMAFVDLWRGLLLINVLQPAATPRYIPLPPPPKQGKVISGADPKDVRDIAVDLQGHINFVELEVDALRHKTDITGYISKDWTVAKWSCCINYESDDCCWHMDYKLNASDISHLMPPQLPNYCHPTKPSPTLERLHVGHPLLSLDNNGDDVYFMAKVDHRDYKAWVIHVDMRKRLVHEPTVFEGAPRTLGISHTYIQTAISNYLQPALGCK, from the coding sequence ATGGCGCAAATGGGCATCATGTACGCCTCCCTGTATCCTCCTGTCCACGGCTGCTCCCTCGGCAAgagaaagcggcggcggcggcggatgccaAGATGGGTACTCCTCGACAAGCTCGCCTACTTCTCCGACGCCGACGTCCGCAACGCCACCACCGCTACCTCCAAAACAAGGGAGGGCCACGAAATCCAGGTGACcctgtgcgccgccgcccgcccgccgctcgTCTCCTACGTGTGCGTCCACTCTCCCACCCTCAACCCCAAAACCGACGACTTTGCCATGGAGCCCCAGATCATCGCCGCAcacgacgacctcctcctcatccgccTCATCCTCGGCATAGGTAACAGGTTCACCGTATCCCTCGCCGACTACTACGTCTACCAGGCGGCCACCATTGCTGATGATATCCCGCCGTCTCTCACGCGCATCACCCATCCTGGTCCTATGATCACCTTCACTAACCACGAGGTCGCCATCCTGCACTATATCCCTGAAGCTCAGGACATTAACGAACCCCTCATCAGCAACAAACAACACTACATCGTCACCGCGCTTTCTGTCAACAGGTTTAGGCCACCAGGGGAATACGAGCTCCACCTCTACCACTCCCACACCCAGCAATGGAGCACCACCCACTTCAACCTTGGGGCAACAATGCCACCATTGCCAGGTCTCTCCTACTTCCACCATCGCACAACCAACGTCATCAACCTCACTCACCAATCTCCTGGTCTCATGGCTTTCGTCGACCTCTGGCGGGGCCTCCTGCTCATCAATGTGCTACAGCCTGCCGCGACGCCACGCTACATCCCGTTGCCACCACCGCCCAAGCAGGGTAAAGTCATTTCCGGAGCCGACCCAAAAGATGTTCGTGACATTGCCGTCGACTTACAAGGTCACATCAACTTTGTTGAGCTGGAGGTCGACGCCCTTCGACACAAGACGGATATAACCGGTTACATCTCTAAGGACTGGACGGTTGCCAAATGGAGCTGCTGCATCAATTATGAATCTGACGATTGCTGCTGGCACATGGACTACAAGCTCAATGCTTCTGACATCTCTCATCTGATGCCTCCTCAGCTACCCAACTACTGTCATCCCACTAAGCCATCCCCAACCTTGGAGAGACTCCACGTAGGTCATCCCTTGCTCAGTTTGGACAACAATGGCGATGATGTTTACTTCATGGCCAAGGTCGACCACCGTGATTACAAGGCATGGGTCATTCATGTTGACATGAGGAAAAGGCTCGTACATGAACCAACTGTTTTTGAGGGTGCTCCGCGTACTCTTGGCATAAGTCACACCTACATACAAACCGCCATCTCCAACTATCTACAACCTGCTCTAGGCTGCAAATAA
- the LOC127784411 gene encoding flagellar radial spoke protein 5 isoform X2: MAAAAGLSPRLVVTPGRRSHSHGRRRMCCAAAAAAQGERKTTVRSKEGDAVELCRVVNGMWQVSGPSWGRYETPAAVDAMLRYADGGLSTFDMADIYGPAEDLYGLFINRVRRERPPELLEEIKGLTKWVPPPVKMTRSYVEDNINRSRKRMDVSALDMLQFHWWDYANPGYLDALKHITDLKEEGKIKTVALTNFDTDRLQIILENGIPIVSNQVQHSIVDMRPQRRMAELCQLTGVKLITYGTVMGGLLSEKFLDTNVSIPFAGPPLNTPSLQKYKRMVDAWGGWSLFQALLQTLKKVSLKHGVSISTVAVRYILNQTSVAGSMVGVRLGLSEHIKDTNAIFSLELDEDDMNSITEASNKGRNLMDIIGDCGDEYRA; the protein is encoded by the exons atggcggcggctgctgggcTCTCGCCCAGGCTTGTTGTTACGCCGGGGAGGAGAAGCCACAGCCATGGACGGCGGCGGATgtgctgcgcggcggcggcggcggcgcagggggagaggaagacgacggtgaGGAGCAAGGAGGGAGACGCGGTGGAGTTGTGCCGGGTGGTGAACGGCATGTGGCAGGTGAGTGGCCCGTCGTGGGGCCGCTACGAGacgcccgccgccgtggacgccaTGCTCCGGTACGCCGACGGCGGCCTCTCCACCTTCGACATGGCTGACATTT ATGGACCAGCAGAGGATTTGTATGGCCTTTTCATCAATAGAGTTCGGCGTGAGCGGCCACCTGAGTTGCTTGAAGAAATCAAGGG GCTAACAAAGTGGGTACCACCTCCGGTTAAAATGACCAGAAGTTATGTTGAGGATAATATTAACAGATCTCGAAAGAGAATGGATGTTTCTGCCTTGGACATGCTGCAGTTCCATTG GTGGGATTATGCAAACCCTGGATATCTGGATGCACTAAAACACATCACAGACCTAAAGGAGGAAG GTAAGATAAAGACAGTAGCTCTGACAAACTTCGATACAGACAGGCTGCAGATAATTCTAGAAAATGGTATCCCAATTGTCAGCAACCAG GTTCAACATTCTATTGTTGACATGCGTCCGCAGCGAAGAATGGCAGAACTTTGCCAGCTTACTGGAGTAAAACTTATAAC GTATGGCACAGTTATGGGTGGTCTGCTGTCTGAGAAGTTTCTTGACACCAATGTATCTATACCTTTTGCTGGACCTCCTCTGAATACCCCATCTTTGCAGAAGTATAAGCGG ATGGTGGATGCCTGGGGTGGCTGGAGCCTGTTCCAGGCTTTGCTTCAGACGTTGAAGAAAGTATCATTGAAGCATGGTGTTTCTATATCAACTGTTGCTGTGAGATACATACTGAACCAG ACATCTGTTGCGGGTTCAATGGTGGGTGTGAGACTGGGACTCTCTGAACACATAAAAGACACCAACGCCATCTTCTCGCTTGAATTAGATGAAGACGACATGAACAGCATCACTGAAGCATCGAATAAGGGAAGAAATCTTATGGATATAATAGGCGATTGTGGAGACGAATACAGAGCATAA
- the LOC127783853 gene encoding uncharacterized protein LOC127783853, whose amino-acid sequence MRDFSCFGDGAVSLAASAAAAGAGAALDRSLQAATATVYKAALSSRKEILVRVMWTRTVAGAAPGGATGLAVAVDEASRSSPSPAAGSASAATPRRSAVALASSPQFLHKKRGTRSFVTEAGTVVAIYWDITDAKYPAAGSSSPEPTRDYYLAVVADGELAVLLGGGEAARELARRFAAAPRRALLSRREQLRAAPASPAAMAAAAVAHSTRCRFRADGAEHEVAVVCRGEEWGTRDGEVAVSIDGKKVVEARRVKWNFRGNRTAVLGDGAVVEVMWDVHDWWFGGGGGGGAQFMVKARDGDGDGDGGRVWMDEVMASKGHPPGGFFLHVQCYRR is encoded by the coding sequence ATGCGAGACTTCTCCTgcttcggcgacggcgccgtcaGCCTCGCGGCCTCAGCTGCCGCGGCCGGGGCGGGCGCCGCGCTCGACCGCTCGCTGCAGGCGGCCACGGCGACCGTCTACAAGGCCGCCTTGTCTTCGCGCAAGGAGATCCTCGTCAGGGTCATGTGGACCAGGACCGTCGCCGGTGCCGCGCCCGGCGGTGCTActggcctcgccgtcgccgtcgacgaggccTCCCGGTCGTCCCCCTCGCCCGCTGCTGGTTCAGCTTCAGCAGCGACGCCTCGCCGGTCGGCCGTCGCGCTGGCGAGCTCGCCGCAGTTCCTGCACAAGAAGCGCGGGACCCGGTCGTTCGTCACCGAGGCCGGCACGGTGGTGGCCATCTACTGGGACATCACGGACGCCAAGTACCCCGCCGCCGGGTCGTCGTCCCCGGAGCCGACGCGCGACTActacctcgccgtcgtcgccgacggggAGCTCGCGGTCCTCCTGGGcgggggcgaggcggcgcgggagcTCGCGCGCCGcttcgccgcggcgccgcgccgcgcgttgCTGAGCCGGCGGGAGCAGCTCCGCGCGGCGCCGGCTtccccggcggcgatggcggcggcggcggtggcgcacagCACAAGGTGCAGGTTCCGGGCTGACGGGGCGGAGcacgaggtggcggtggtgtgCCGCGGGGAGGAGTGGGGGACTCGGGACGGGGAGGTGGCGGTGAGCATCGACGGGAAGAAGGTGGTGGAGGCGCGGCGGGTGAAGTGGAACTTCCGGGGGAACAGGACGGCGGTGCTCGGGGacggcgcggtggtggaggtgatgTGGGACGTGCACGACTGGTggttcggcggcggtggcggcggcggggcgcagTTCATGGTGAAGGCGCgcgacggagacggagacggagacggcggGAGGGTGTGGATGGACGAGGTGATGGCCAGCAAGGGCCATCCTCCCGGAGGATTCTTCCTGCACGTCCAGTGCTACCGCCGGTGA
- the LOC127784411 gene encoding flagellar radial spoke protein 5 isoform X1, with the protein MSSSSSAARTLLSPAAPPVPRRGVVRPARCSGGGGAAAVETAASGAKVCTVSNRGDSLAICRVLNGMWQTSGGWGRIDRDAAVDAMLAYADAGLSTFDMADHYGPAEDLYGLFINRVRRERPPELLEEIKGLTKWVPPPVKMTRSYVEDNINRSRKRMDVSALDMLQFHWWDYANPGYLDALKHITDLKEEGKIKTVALTNFDTDRLQIILENGIPIVSNQVQHSIVDMRPQRRMAELCQLTGVKLITYGTVMGGLLSEKFLDTNVSIPFAGPPLNTPSLQKYKRMVDAWGGWSLFQALLQTLKKVSLKHGVSISTVAVRYILNQTSVAGSMVGVRLGLSEHIKDTNAIFSLELDEDDMNSITEASNKGRNLMDIIGDCGDEYRA; encoded by the exons atgtcgtcgtcgtcgtcggcagctCGCACcctcctctcgccggcggcgcctcctGTCCCGCGCCGCGGCGTGGTGCGTCCCGCGAGGTGctccgggggcggcggcgcggcggcggtggagacggcCGCGTCGGGGGCGAAGGTTTGTACGGTGAGCAACCGCGGGGACTCCCTGGCGATATGCCGGGTGCTCAACGGCATGTGGCAGACCAGCGGCGGGTGGGGCCGCATCGACCGCGACGCCGCGGTGGACGCCATGCTCGCCTACGCTGACGCCGGCCTCTCCACCTTCGACATGGCCGACCACT ATGGACCAGCAGAGGATTTGTATGGCCTTTTCATCAATAGAGTTCGGCGTGAGCGGCCACCTGAGTTGCTTGAAGAAATCAAGGG GCTAACAAAGTGGGTACCACCTCCGGTTAAAATGACCAGAAGTTATGTTGAGGATAATATTAACAGATCTCGAAAGAGAATGGATGTTTCTGCCTTGGACATGCTGCAGTTCCATTG GTGGGATTATGCAAACCCTGGATATCTGGATGCACTAAAACACATCACAGACCTAAAGGAGGAAG GTAAGATAAAGACAGTAGCTCTGACAAACTTCGATACAGACAGGCTGCAGATAATTCTAGAAAATGGTATCCCAATTGTCAGCAACCAG GTTCAACATTCTATTGTTGACATGCGTCCGCAGCGAAGAATGGCAGAACTTTGCCAGCTTACTGGAGTAAAACTTATAAC GTATGGCACAGTTATGGGTGGTCTGCTGTCTGAGAAGTTTCTTGACACCAATGTATCTATACCTTTTGCTGGACCTCCTCTGAATACCCCATCTTTGCAGAAGTATAAGCGG ATGGTGGATGCCTGGGGTGGCTGGAGCCTGTTCCAGGCTTTGCTTCAGACGTTGAAGAAAGTATCATTGAAGCATGGTGTTTCTATATCAACTGTTGCTGTGAGATACATACTGAACCAG ACATCTGTTGCGGGTTCAATGGTGGGTGTGAGACTGGGACTCTCTGAACACATAAAAGACACCAACGCCATCTTCTCGCTTGAATTAGATGAAGACGACATGAACAGCATCACTGAAGCATCGAATAAGGGAAGAAATCTTATGGATATAATAGGCGATTGTGGAGACGAATACAGAGCATAA